TCCTTTTCGCAACCAAGAGCCTGATCAGAAGTATGAGCATCTGGGGTAAAATCATCGGCGGCACCGCGGGCTTTGCCCTTGGCGGGCCGCTTGGCGCCATTCTGGGGGCGGCGGCCGGTCATGTCGTCGACAGGATCAAGCACAATATCCGCACCGCCCGCATTGGCGGCTATAGCGGCAGTACACAGGGCAGCTTCCCCGGCGGGCAGGATGCGCGTCAGGTCGCCTTTGCCACTGCCGTTGTCGTGCTTTCGGCCAAGATGGCCAAGGTCGATGGCGTGGTGTCGCGTGATGAAATCAACGCCTTCAAGCGCGTGTTTCACATCCCGCCCGGCGAGGAAAAGAATGTCGGTCGCCTGTTTGACATGGCGCGCAAGTCATCCGACGGCTTTGAACCCTACGCCCGGCAGATCGCCCTTCTGTTCCGCGGCGAACGTGCTTTGCTCGAAGGCATCCTCGAAGCGCTTTATCAGATCGCGCTGGCCGATGGTGCCCTGCACCCGGCCGAAAAGGACTTCCTGCACAAGGTCGCAACCATTTTCGGCTTTGCCGATATTGATTTTGATCGCGTGCATCATGCCTATACCAGCCCCGGCGGCCCCGATCCCTATGAACA
The Thalassospira xiamenensis M-5 = DSM 17429 DNA segment above includes these coding regions:
- a CDS encoding TerB family tellurite resistance protein; this encodes MNVLFATKSLIRSMSIWGKIIGGTAGFALGGPLGAILGAAAGHVVDRIKHNIRTARIGGYSGSTQGSFPGGQDARQVAFATAVVVLSAKMAKVDGVVSRDEINAFKRVFHIPPGEEKNVGRLFDMARKSSDGFEPYARQIALLFRGERALLEGILEALYQIALADGALHPAEKDFLHKVATIFGFADIDFDRVHHAYTSPGGPDPYEQLGLGRDASDDDLKAAHRKLSRENHPDTLIAKGMPPEFIEQANHKMARINAAWDQIRKERNIR